A single genomic interval of Roseomonas aeriglobus harbors:
- the nuoF gene encoding NADH-quinone oxidoreductase subunit NuoF encodes MLADKDRIFTNLYGYQPWNIDAAMARGAWDNTKALLELGQDTIIDRIKASGLRGRGGAGFPTGMKWSFMPKEPRPDRPSFLVINADESEPGSCKDREIIRHDPHLLIEGALVAGFAMRARAAYIYIRGEYIREAETLFAAVAEAYDRGFLGKNACKSGYDFDVFVHRGAGAYICGEETAMIESLEGKKGQPRLKPPFPAGAGLYGCPTTVNNVESIAVAPTILRRGPEWFASFGAENNKGTKLFQISGHVEKPCVVEEAMSIPFRELIEKHCGGIRGGWDNLLAVIPGGSSVPLVPAAQIMDCPMDFDGLKALGSGLGTAAVIVMDKSTDIVRAISRLSYFYKHESCGQCTPCREGTGWMWRVMERLRTGDADISEIDTLHQVTKQVEGHTICALGDAAAWPIQGLIRHFRPEIERRIIERQGGGFSPMQEAAE; translated from the coding sequence ATGCTCGCCGACAAGGACCGCATCTTCACCAACCTCTACGGCTATCAGCCGTGGAACATCGACGCGGCAATGGCCCGCGGCGCGTGGGACAATACCAAGGCGCTGCTGGAGCTCGGCCAGGATACGATCATCGATCGGATCAAGGCGTCGGGCCTGCGCGGTCGTGGCGGTGCGGGGTTCCCGACCGGCATGAAATGGTCGTTCATGCCCAAGGAGCCGCGGCCCGATCGTCCGAGCTTCCTGGTCATCAACGCCGACGAATCCGAACCCGGGTCGTGCAAGGATCGCGAGATCATCCGCCACGATCCGCACCTGCTGATCGAAGGCGCGCTGGTCGCGGGCTTCGCGATGCGCGCGCGCGCGGCCTATATCTACATCCGCGGCGAATATATCCGCGAGGCGGAAACGCTGTTCGCCGCCGTCGCGGAGGCCTATGACCGCGGCTTCCTGGGCAAGAACGCGTGCAAGTCGGGCTACGATTTCGACGTGTTCGTCCACCGCGGTGCGGGCGCCTACATCTGCGGCGAAGAGACCGCGATGATCGAGAGCCTGGAGGGCAAGAAGGGCCAGCCGCGCCTGAAGCCGCCGTTCCCGGCCGGCGCAGGCCTCTATGGCTGCCCGACGACGGTCAACAACGTCGAATCGATTGCGGTCGCCCCGACCATCCTGCGCCGCGGCCCCGAATGGTTCGCGAGTTTCGGCGCAGAGAACAACAAGGGCACCAAGCTTTTCCAGATCAGCGGCCATGTGGAAAAGCCCTGCGTGGTCGAGGAAGCGATGAGCATCCCGTTCCGCGAACTGATCGAGAAGCATTGCGGCGGCATCCGCGGCGGATGGGACAATCTGCTCGCCGTCATCCCCGGCGGCTCGTCGGTTCCGCTGGTGCCGGCGGCGCAGATCATGGACTGCCCGATGGATTTCGACGGGCTGAAGGCGCTGGGCTCGGGCCTCGGCACCGCGGCGGTCATCGTCATGGACAAGTCGACCGACATCGTCCGCGCGATCAGCCGCCTGTCCTACTTCTACAAGCACGAGAGCTGCGGCCAGTGCACGCCATGTCGCGAAGGCACTGGCTGGATGTGGCGCGTGATGGAACGGCTGCGCACCGGCGACGCCGACATCAGCGAGATCGACACGCTGCACCAGGTCACGAAGCAGGTCGAAGGCCACACCATCTGCGCGCTGGGCGACGCGGCGGCCTGGCCGATCCAGGGCCTGATCCGTCACTTCCGTCCGGAAATCGAACGCCGGATCATCGAACGGCAGGGTGGGGGTTTCTCGCCCATGCAAGAGGCTGCCGAATAA
- a CDS encoding NAD(P)H-dependent oxidoreductase subunit E produces the protein MPDEAEVRARWGGFAWTDENQKKANEIIGRYPAGRQQSASIPLLDLAQRQVGAETSTQGWLPIPVIEFVARQIGVAYIRVLEVATFYTMFNLAPVGKFHVQVCGTTPCMLRGSDDVMAACKNMGLNKGKTTPDGLFTLTEVECMGNCASAPMVQINDDNYEDLDYDRTTALLQALAAGETPKTGTQEPGRHTVEPLGGPTTLTAMVTENHDYRPEWSA, from the coding sequence ATCCCCGACGAAGCGGAAGTCCGCGCCCGCTGGGGCGGCTTTGCCTGGACGGACGAGAATCAGAAAAAGGCGAACGAGATCATCGGTCGCTATCCGGCCGGCCGCCAGCAATCCGCGTCGATCCCGCTGCTCGACCTCGCCCAGCGCCAGGTTGGGGCGGAGACGAGCACGCAAGGGTGGCTGCCGATCCCGGTGATCGAGTTCGTCGCGCGCCAGATCGGCGTCGCCTACATCCGCGTGCTGGAGGTCGCGACCTTCTATACGATGTTCAACCTCGCCCCTGTCGGCAAATTCCACGTCCAGGTGTGCGGCACGACGCCGTGCATGCTGCGCGGGTCGGACGACGTGATGGCGGCGTGCAAGAACATGGGGCTGAACAAGGGCAAGACGACACCCGACGGCCTGTTCACGCTGACCGAGGTCGAGTGCATGGGCAATTGCGCGTCGGCGCCGATGGTCCAGATCAACGACGACAATTACGAAGATCTCGATTACGACCGCACCACCGCGCTGCTCCAGGCGCTGGCCGCCGGCGAAACGCCGAAGACCGGTACGCAGGAGCCAGGGCGCCACACGGTGGAGCCGCTGGGCGGGCCGACCACGCTGACCGCGATGGTCACCGAGAACCACGACTACCGCCCGGAGTGGTCGGCATGA
- a CDS encoding NADH-quinone oxidoreductase subunit D produces MNEYIDEIEGRTDAGDPTPGDVEIQNYTINFGPQHPAAHGVLRLVMELDGEIIERIDPHVGLLHRGTEKLIEYKTYQQALPYFDRLDYCSPMCMEHSYVLAVEKLLDLEVPLRAQYIRVLCAELTRIKNHMLNLGSHVMDVGAMTPNLWLFEIREDCMNFYERFSGARMHANYFRVGGVHQDVPLKLLADLADWLDDRLPKLFEDAISLVAENRIFKQRNVDIAVVSRDDAIKWGFSGPMIRAAGIPWDLRKSQPYDVYDRMEFDVPVGTRGDCYDRFMVRVEEVRQSARIMKQCLAQMPEGPIMTTDRKVGPPKRGEMKRSMEALIHHFKLYTEGFHVPAGEVYVATESPKGEFGVYLVSDGTNKPYRCKIRPTAFSHLQAMDFMSKGHMLADTTAILGAIDVVFGECDR; encoded by the coding sequence ATGAACGAGTATATCGACGAGATCGAAGGTCGTACCGACGCGGGTGATCCGACGCCGGGCGACGTCGAAATCCAGAATTATACGATCAACTTCGGTCCCCAGCACCCGGCTGCGCACGGCGTGCTGCGGCTGGTCATGGAACTCGATGGCGAGATCATCGAACGCATCGATCCGCACGTCGGCCTGCTGCATCGCGGCACCGAAAAACTGATCGAATACAAGACGTACCAGCAGGCGCTGCCGTATTTCGACCGGCTCGATTACTGCTCGCCGATGTGCATGGAGCACAGCTATGTGCTGGCGGTCGAGAAGCTGCTCGACCTCGAAGTGCCGCTGCGTGCCCAGTATATCCGCGTGCTGTGCGCCGAACTGACGCGCATCAAGAACCACATGCTCAACCTCGGGTCGCACGTCATGGACGTCGGCGCGATGACGCCGAACCTGTGGCTGTTCGAAATCCGCGAAGACTGCATGAACTTCTACGAGCGCTTCTCGGGCGCTCGCATGCACGCGAACTACTTCCGCGTCGGCGGCGTCCATCAGGACGTGCCGCTCAAGCTGCTCGCCGACCTGGCCGACTGGCTCGACGATCGCCTGCCCAAGCTGTTCGAAGATGCGATTAGCCTGGTCGCGGAGAACCGCATCTTCAAGCAACGCAACGTCGACATCGCCGTCGTCAGCCGCGACGACGCGATCAAGTGGGGCTTCTCGGGCCCCATGATCCGCGCCGCCGGCATCCCGTGGGACCTGCGCAAGTCGCAGCCCTATGACGTGTACGACCGGATGGAATTCGACGTGCCCGTCGGAACCCGCGGCGACTGCTACGATCGGTTCATGGTCCGCGTCGAAGAGGTCCGCCAGTCGGCCCGCATCATGAAGCAGTGCCTGGCGCAGATGCCCGAAGGCCCGATCATGACCACCGATCGCAAGGTCGGCCCGCCCAAGCGCGGCGAGATGAAGCGGTCGATGGAAGCGCTGATCCATCACTTCAAGCTGTATACCGAGGGCTTTCACGTGCCCGCCGGCGAAGTCTATGTCGCGACCGAAAGCCCCAAGGGTGAATTCGGCGTCTATCTGGTCAGCGACGGCACCAACAAGCCGTATCGCTGCAAGATCCGCCCGACCGCGTTCAGCCACCTCCAGGCGATGGACTTCATGTCGAAGGGCCACATGCTCGCGGACACGACCGCCATCCTTGGTGCGATCGACGTCGTGTTTGGGGAGTGCGACCGGTGA
- a CDS encoding NADH-quinone oxidoreductase subunit C, producing the protein MLVEATDLVGEVSLTIDRAQIVPAMTLLRDTPGLEYQQLMEIAGVDYPSRPERFDVVYCLLSLTRNHRIRVRVTTDEVQPVPSVTGIWPVAGWLEREVYDMYGVLFSGNPDLRRILTDYGFRGHPQRKDFPLSGFVELRYSEEAKRVVYQPVALAQDFRNFDFMSPWEGAEYVLPGDEKGVQPQAKGAPSPVTADQLQKADAAASEVEKAKTAEPKTTDAPEQTGAGKPHPHSGPTPADPDVVPGKGKGQNQ; encoded by the coding sequence ATGCTGGTCGAGGCAACCGATCTGGTCGGCGAGGTTTCGCTGACGATCGATCGCGCGCAAATCGTGCCTGCGATGACTCTGTTACGCGACACGCCGGGTCTCGAGTATCAGCAGCTGATGGAGATCGCCGGCGTCGACTATCCGTCGCGGCCCGAGCGGTTCGACGTCGTCTATTGCCTGCTGTCGCTCACCCGCAACCACCGCATTCGCGTCCGCGTGACGACCGATGAGGTGCAGCCGGTGCCGTCGGTCACGGGCATCTGGCCGGTCGCGGGCTGGCTCGAACGCGAAGTCTACGACATGTACGGCGTGCTGTTCTCCGGCAACCCGGACCTGCGCCGAATCCTGACCGATTACGGCTTCCGCGGCCACCCGCAGCGCAAGGACTTCCCGCTCTCGGGCTTCGTCGAGCTGCGCTATTCGGAAGAAGCGAAGCGCGTCGTCTACCAGCCGGTTGCGCTTGCGCAGGACTTCCGGAATTTCGACTTCATGAGCCCATGGGAAGGCGCGGAATACGTCTTGCCGGGCGATGAGAAGGGGGTTCAGCCTCAGGCCAAGGGCGCGCCGTCGCCGGTGACCGCCGACCAGCTGCAGAAGGCCGATGCCGCAGCGTCGGAGGTGGAGAAGGCGAAGACCGCCGAGCCAAAGACGACCGATGCTCCGGAACAGACCGGCGCCGGCAAGCCGCACCCGCATTCCGGCCCGACGCCGGCCGACCCCGATGTCGTGCCCGGCAAGGGCAAGGGGCAGAACCAATGA